Proteins from a single region of Primulina tabacum isolate GXHZ01 chromosome 5, ASM2559414v2, whole genome shotgun sequence:
- the LOC142546613 gene encoding protein DETOXIFICATION 14-like — protein MAEEEEPLLVSENGDRKAYFTAREKFDRELKRMCWIAFPMVVVSVSQYMLRAVSMMMLGHLGELALSSASIATSLTNVTGFSVIHGMACALETLCGQAYGAENYKKVGTYCYGAIIWLCLACLPICVLWVYTDKLLILLGQDPEMSLEAGNFSIWLIPTLFPYAILQSLVRFLQIQSIIFPMVFGSLATLCIHLPLSWALIFKLEYGNAGAALCIGISYWLNVIFLGLYIYYSSACEKTRPSFSKDVFQTIGEFFQFAIPSSVMICLEWWTFEIVILLGGLLSNPKLETSVLSICLTITSLHYLVQYSFGAAASTRVSNELGAGESETAQLAVSAVLVLSIVEFVVASITLFLCRYILGYLFSNEKDVVNYVKDMTPFLCVSIVMDSIQAVLSGVARGSGWQHLGAYVNLGAYYLVGIPVSLLLGFVCHFRGKGLWSGLIAGSTVQASLLVLITFRSDWKKQALTARQRIFEGKIPDRDGRTVDAEERLSNTESSA, from the exons ATGGCGGAAGAGGAAGAGCCTCTGCTCGTATCTGAAAACGGGGATCGAAAAGCCTACTTTACGGCAAGGGAGAAGTTCGATAGAGAACTGAAAAGGATGTGTTGGATAGCATTTCCAATGGTGGTAGTGTCTGTATCACAGTACATGTTGCGGGCTGTATCGATGATGATGCTGGGGCATCTCGGCGAGCTTGCTCTTTCCAGCGCCTCCATTGCTACCTCTCTCACTAACGTTACTGGATTCAGTGTCATT CATGGAATGGCTTGCGCATTGGAGACACTCTGTGGACAAGCTTATGGTGCAGAGAACTATAAAAAAGTTGGAACTTATTGTTATGGAGCGATAATATGGCTCTGCTTGGCATGTTTACCCATTTGTGTTTTATGGGTTTATACCGACAAGCTTTTGATATTACTTGGCCAAGACCCTGAAATGTCTCTAGAAGCTGGCAACTTTTCGATTTGGCTCATCCCTACACTATTCCCCTATGCTATTCTCCAGTCTTTGGTTCGCTTTCTGCAGATTCAGAGTATAATTTTTCCTATGGTCTTTGGTTCGCTCGCAACACTATGTATTCATTTGCCTCTTTCTTGGGCTCTTATCTTCAAGCTAGAGTATGGAAATGCCGGGGCCGCACTTTGTATTGGTATATCGTATTGGTTGAATGTGATCTTTCTTGgactttatatatattattcttCAGCCTGTGAAAAAACTCGACCTTCTTTCTCGAAGGATGTGTTTCAAACAATTGGCGAGTTCTTTCAATTTGCCATCCCGTCTTCTGTTATGATTTG CTTGGAGTGGTGGACATTTGAGATAGTAATATTGCTAGGTGGACTTTTGTCGAATCCGAAGCTAGAGACATCCGTGTTATCCATATG CTTGACAATTACTTCTTTGCACTATCTTGTACAATATTCTTTTGGTGCTGCTGCAAG CACTCGGGTTTCTAACGAACTTGGAGCTGGGGAATCAGAGACAGCTCAACTAGCCGTCTCTGCTGTTCTGGTTCTGTCAATAGTAGAATTCGTTGTTGCGAGCATCACCCTCTTCCTTTGTCGTTATATCTTGGGATATTTGTTTAGTAATGAGAAGGATGTTGTcaattatgttaaagatatgaCCCCTTTTCTTTGTGTCTCCATTGTGATGGACAGCATACAAGCAGTCCTTTCAG GAGTAGCTAGAGGCAGCGGATGGCAACACCTAGGAGCCTATGTTAATCTCGGGGCCTATTATCTTGTTGGAATTCCTGTTTCACTATTACTAGGATTCGTTTGCCATTTTAGAGGAAAGGGATTATGGAGCGGATTGATAGCAGGATCAACTGTACAAGCCTCTCTGCTGGTCTTGATTACATTCCGCAGTGATTGGAAGAAACAG GCATTGACAGCAAGACAGAGGATATTCGAGGGGAAGATACCGGATCGTGATGGTAGAACAGTCGATGCAGAGGAAAGATTATCGAACACAGAGTCGTCGGCTTGA
- the LOC142544126 gene encoding protein DETOXIFICATION 14-like: MSLKEDMEAKKWSMTWGVFVRETKKAGHIAAPMAMVTILQYLLQVVSMMMVGRLGQLELSSVAIATSLANVTGFSLLSGLVGGLETLCGQAYGAKQYHKLGRYTYAAIFSLILVCAPICLLWTFTDKILVFMRQDPTISLEARKYAIWLIPGLIGAAISKPLVRYLQTQSLIFPMVVSSFAVLCSHVPASWVFIYKFHLGSIGAAMAFSVSNWLYVLMLAIYIKFSRSCKNTRLTFTTDAFFVMGEFFRLAIPSAVMVCLKWWFMEVLVLLSGLLPNPTLETSVISICLTISTLHFTVPYGFGVAASTRVSNELGAGNPQKARVAVWAVMFLVATETIAVTIALFCSRHILGRAFSKEKQVVHDISVMTPLICLSIVTDSLQAVISGIARGSGWQHIGAYVNLGAFYLVGIPSVVVLGFVVHLKAKGLWIGIVIASVLQSTILSLFTAFTDWQKQATKAEERVHREGQNIQNSN; this comes from the exons ATGAGCTTGAAAGAAGATATGGAAGCCAAGAAATGGAGCATGACGTGGGGAGTTTTCGTCCGAGAAACTAAGAAAGCTGGTCATATAGCAGCACCAATGGCGATGGTCACAATTTTGCAGTATTTGTTGCAAGTTGTGTCGATGATGATGGTGGGACGACTCGGCCAGCTTGAGTTATCTAGCGTTGCCATTGCCACTTCATTAGCCAATGTCACGGGATTCAGTCTTCTG TCGGGATTGGTTGGCGGTCTAGAGACTCTTTGTGGGCAGGCTTATGGAGCAAAGCAATACCACAAGCTCGGTAGATATACTTACGCTGCAATTTTTTCGCTGATTCTTGTTTGTGCACCGATCTGTCTTCTGTGGACTTTCACGGATAAAATACTTGTGTTTATGAGACAAGATCCAACTATCTCTTTGGAAGCACGAAAATACGCTATTTGGCTCATTCCTGGGTTGATCGGAGCTGCGATTTCTAAGCCTCTCGTGAGATATTTGCAGACTCAGAGCTTGATTTTTCCGATGGTCGTAAGTTCCTTTGCTGTTTTATGCTCCCACGTGCCTGCGAGTTGGGTTTTCATATATAAGTTTCACCTAGGAAGCATTGGTGCAGCTATGGCCTTCTCCGTTTCAAATTGGTTATATGTGCTTATGCTTGcaatatacatcaaattttCGCGTTCATGCAAAAACACGCGTTTGACATTCACAACTGATGCTTTTTTTGTTATGGGAGAGTTCTTTCGTTTGGCGATCCCTTCCGCAGTGATGGTTTG CTTGAAATGGTGGTTTATGGAAGTGCTTGTTTTGCTGTCTGGTCTATTACCGAATCCGACACTTGAAACATCAGTAATATCAATATG CCTGACAATTTCAACGTTGCACTTCACCGTTCCATATGGATTCGGAGTTGCAGCGAG CACTCGGGTTTCAAACGAATTGGGTGCTGGAAATCCACAGAAGGCTCGAGTTGCAGTTTGGGCCGTCATGTTTCTTGTTGCCACAGAAACGATAGCCGTAACAATAGCTCTCTTCTGCAGCCGACACATCCTGGGCCGAGCTTTTAGCAAAGAGAAACAAGTAGTGCATGACATATCTGTCATGACTCCTTTGATTTGTCTCTCTATTGTCACAGATAGCTTACAAGCAGTCATCTCGG GAATTGCTAGAGGGAGTGGGTGGCAACATATCGGTGCTTATGTGAACTTGGGGGCATTCTATCTAGTCGGAATTCCATCGGTAGTGGTTTTGGGTTTTGTTGTTCATTTAAAAGCGAAGGGACTTTGGATCGGAATAGTGATTGCTTCTGTGCTACAATCCACCATTCTATCCCTTTTCACAGCTTTCACCGATTGGCAAAAACAG GCCACAAAAGCCGAGGAAAGGGTACATCGAGAGGGACAAAACATCCAAAATAGCAATTGA